The Enterobacter asburiae genome window below encodes:
- the apaG gene encoding Co2+/Mg2+ efflux protein ApaG: protein MIDSPRVCVHVQSVYVESQSSPDEERFVFAYTVTIRNLGRMPVQLRGRYWLITNGNGREIEVQGEGVVGEQPHIAPGEEYQYTSGAVIETPMGTMQGHYEMVDVDGNDFRVAIPVFRLAVTTLIH, encoded by the coding sequence ATGATTGATTCGCCCCGCGTATGTGTCCATGTACAAAGCGTCTATGTTGAATCACAGTCCTCACCGGACGAAGAACGTTTTGTCTTCGCTTACACCGTGACCATTCGCAATCTGGGGCGGATGCCCGTGCAGCTGCGCGGGCGCTACTGGCTTATCACTAACGGCAATGGCCGCGAAATCGAAGTTCAGGGCGAAGGTGTGGTTGGTGAACAGCCCCACATCGCCCCTGGCGAAGAGTACCAGTACACCAGCGGCGCGGTGATTGAAACGCCGATGGGTACCATGCAAGGCCATTATGAAATGGTCGACGTCGATGGCAATGATTTCCGCGTTGCCATTCCTGTGTTCCGTCTCGCCGTAACCACACTCATTCATTAA